In Chrysemys picta bellii isolate R12L10 chromosome 4, ASM1138683v2, whole genome shotgun sequence, the sequence AATTACACCAGCCTCCTGCCTCCAGCAGTGGCTTGTACCAGCTGCATCAGAGAAGTAgacgaataaataaataataatacactcGATCAACTGTACAACAAGGTGTGGAAAGAGCAGATTTTTTCTTAGCCCAAAGAGTGATCAGTTTATACTCTGAAGCTAGAAGATCAACAGAccctatcatttttatttttgccagTTTATTTGCACTTAATATTCTTATTTTGCAAGCACCTAATTTGTTATGACTCTTAGTAAGTGATTTTACTCAACAATATCCCGTAGCAGCAAACTCCCAGGTGAACTAAACAGATCATTAAACATTTTTGATCAGTTGCCTTTGAATTTCATTGAGTCTTTCCTTCTTCTTCTAGCAGATTACATCATTTGTGGGAAATGTTTACTAATTACTGTATTATAATGGAAGTTGAGCCATTCTGAAGTCACATCTGTTATGAAATACTCTCCATTGCAGTATTTACATTTTTAGAATTGAAAGGTTTCTGATGACCCACATGGCTACATTTGCAAAGAGGTGTccctgacagggccggctctactgtttttgctgccccaagcagcgcgcccaattgccgccgcagacggcgggggcagtccatgtgccgttagggcggcacgcgcgtttccgcggcgacagcaatttggcggcagcttctatgttcagccggaagacagaagccgccgaattgctgctgtgggcagctgaacatagaagctgccgccgaattgccgccaccgTGGAAACGCGCGTGCCACCCTAACGGCACacagactgcccccgccgtccgcggcggcaattcggcgcgctgcttggagcggcaaaaacacGCAGACTGCCACCCCTTGcggattgccgccccaagcacctgcttggaatgctggtgcctggagccggccctggtccctgaATTTCATGCCTAAAGGTTGCAGCTCTGTAAAACCTCTCTGAAGCTCAGATGCACTTGGCATACACCTTACACATTTTCAAAGAGCAGCACTTAAGAGTCAAATATGTACTAAGCATGTGAATGGgagaacagaaacaaacaaaccttgcGGAATGGCCATTTCTGTAAGACAGCAAATCCATATTTCACACACTCAAGGTCTCCCTGGGCTTAAAATTTATTTTGCGCATACAATTAACTGTGATTGAGGTACACATTGCTTTAATCCTTCATCTTCCATTTCCCATAAACAAATGGAGAGATCCAGTTTTGAAAATGCTTTCTCACGGTTAAAAAATAACTACCAAAAATCCCAAACAAATAGCTTTGTCCTGGTTAGTCCTACCTCACATCGTGCTGCCTGCAGAGTACTTGCTACGGTGAAGAGAAATATGGAGCAATGCGATTGTaaagttggggggtggggagaaaaaatTGGAGATGGTTTCAATTTTGTGTTAGTAGGTTTAAAGCACAGACTACAATGATGTTAGTAACTGTGTAATAAAAGAGCAGGAGGAAGGGAGATAAATCATTCTTTACGTGTTGCTGCATTTTAGTGAATTCTGAATCACACAAAAGCAGAAAACAGGCTTTTATTGGCATCACTAAGCTCTCTTTCCTATAGAAGGAAAGTATAAACAAAGGGTCTATATGTAAATACATTTGGTTGAGGCTGCTGTGGGGGTGTTTAAACTACGTCTGGATTTTGTTCTGCAGACCTTTTTCAATAACATCTCTGTTGAAAAAAGAAAACTCTAGCGATGTTGTGAACCATCTGACTTTAATTTGAGTTGGAGAACTGGAGGTTACTCGTAGACTCACATGGCTATAGTGCTACTCCCACCTCCAAATTCTATTTCCTTACACAGACGATGCCTGTGTAGCACAAGCCGAATGTGGGAAGAAGGCAGCCTCGGGTCCTACTAAATGTGGTTAGGTTTGGGATGGTGAAGATTTTCACTGCAGCAAGACCTGCCTCTCGCTCCAACATTCAGTCTCCACTTAATCCAGTTTGGTCACTGCACTGAGAATTGCTAAAGTGGCTcttggcctctctctctccccttattGCAGGGACTTTCGCATCATTACCGTCTTCAGTAACTCCTTCCATTTGGCATCTTCGACTCGCTTCTTGAATCCATCAGATCATCCAGTCCTGCACAAACTCAGCTGGTTAGTTCTATCCAGCTCTTATCTCAGATAGCAGTTTCCTCATAGGCTCCTGAGTTCTCCATGAGATCTTGGTCTTAGCAAAAGCATAAAAACTTAACAAGTACTCTAGTAATCCTCCCAATTTTAGGCTAGGGAAGGCTCagcagaaagggagggggagctTTAGTAATAAGTGATCCATGTccagaaaaatattaaaacattatGGGAAATTAGAGCTAAATTGCAGAGTTTGaattttcccctgtgaaatcaTGTTTGTCCAGTCAGTGCGTGCCTGCCGGACATGCAGTGAAATCCAAGGCCAGCTGAAACATGTCAAGCAAAATGAGACACTGAGACAGGGGAGGAGTCTGGCTTGAtagtttttgttctgtttatacCCTGTCTCTTTGCAGGGGAAATTCAATGTCTGCCCTTAAGTGCAATTTCAGATTATGTTTCAAATGTCTCTCTTATTCATAGGATGCCCACTGCTGATTCATTACCTAACACACGTCTGTGTTGCCTAATGCAACTTTCACTGTCACTGGACTTATGGCATAACGTTGTTCTTGAAgaatttttagaaattgattttacaTTTTTCCACACCCAAACAGATGTGCATATTCTCCAGTTTCCAGAGCGGCAAGCCCTGGCCCTGTTTCTCTATTCAGTGATGTCTGTGGAACTTGAACTTGCTCATGACTGTCCGAAAAAAAGAAGGGTGTTTCTCTACCCATAACTCCCAGTGCTATGGCCCCAGAGTGGCAGTAGCCATTGTCAAAGAGCTTGAGAAAAATATCAATGGAGAGATGTACTCCAGAGAACACCTTCTTATCCTATGGTCTCCACATTAATAACCCCAAACAAGTGCTTCATATATAATGTTCTAATAACAAATACCAAAGGAATTAATTATAATCCAGCCATTATTTCCTTGGATTCCCACTTTATTAAGCACATTAGTGCTGTTTGAATGAGCTTTTCTGGAAGAACATCTGGGACTCACATGAATACCTGATGAGATCTGTATGATCAGCATTACAGTACTAAATATCCAGCAAATTCATTGTCCTTAGCAGCATTAGATCAGTAAATACCCGTCAAGGTCAGAGTGGGCACTTTTCATGTAGCACAAGTGCTTTCGGTTCACGTCCCTGTCACTTGTAGTAACCCTCAGTTTTTGTTTCATTCTAGGTGCATAGCGTAATGTCCATGCTGTACTACACTCTGATTATAGCTTTTTTGCTCGGCATACAGGCAGCACCAAAGTCAGAGGACAATGCTCCATGGGGGTTTCCTGCAGGACCCACCCTTCCAAATATCCATCGGACTAAAGCAAATCACGTTCCCAAGGCAGCTCAACACAAAGCCAATCATCACCTTGCTGGGAAGGTAGACAGCAGAGAAGCTGGACAGGCAGCAAACATCACTGTGGATCCAAAGCTTTTCAGAAAGAGACGATTCCGGTCCCCTCGGGTTCTGTTCAGCACGCAGCCCCCTCCAGTATTGGGGGATGGGCAGAACGTGGAGTATCTGGGCAGTGCCGATTCTCTTAACAGGACTATTCGAACCAAGCGGACTGCTCACCCTGTGCTGCACCGGGGAGAATTCTCAGTTTGTGACAGTGTCAGCATGTGGGTTGGGGACAAAACCACAGCTACTGACATCAAAGGCAAAGAGGTGACAGTGCTGGGAGAGGTGAACATTAACAACAATGTTTTCAAGCAGTACTTTTTCGAAACCAAATGCAGGGACCCTAAGCCAGTCTCCAGTGGGTGTCGGGGAATTGATGCTAAGCACTGGAATTCCTACTGCACCACCACGCACACCTTTGTCAAAGCACTGACAATGGAAGGCAAGCAAGCAGCCTGGAGATTTATCCGAATCGATACCGCATGTGTGTGCGTGCTCAGCCGGAAAACAGTGAGACCCTGAGATGGAACAAACACTCATGCCCacatcctcccatccccccctACCTCAGcctgtaaattattttaaattataaggaCTGCATGGTATATTTATAGTTTATACAGTAAAGAAAGAACCTCGCTATTTATTAAACTCTTTTGGAAACCCCTTGTGTGTTGTGCACTTAATTTAATGACGTAACAATCTTTTGGGGAAATGTTCATCTCAGCCTTGTCAGCCACAGAGTTTGGCCATTAGAGTGCTGTTTTCACCTGTTctgtgaaaaacaaacattttgcacTTTTCATCTCCCCCTCTTTTTCACAGGCAAAACCTGCCCTTTTGGTGTGAAAATCTGTggcttcatagaatatcagggttggaagggacctcaggaggtcatctagtccaaccccctgctcaaagcagaaccaatccccagacagatttttgcccctgatccctaaatggccccctcaatgattgatctcacaaccctgggtttagcaggccaaatgctcaaaccactgagctatccctccccccagaatgTTATGTTCCAGAATGTTATGTTCTTCTCCAACTCATGAAAGCGTgaagaaaaaaacacagaaatattGCTGGTTTTACCCCCATTCTTCTAGTCAGTCATTAGGATCCTGTGAATTGTTGGTGCACTGTACAGTAGTTTTATACCACTATGAATATTTCAGAGTATAATTCTCAGTGTGCCTGAAAAAATTGCCAAATATTTCAATTATGAAAATAACCAGCTCTAAGTTATGTTAGAGAAAAGATTATGATGTCGCCCAAGATGCAGATTTTTGTCTGATAATGGTATCATTTATGAGTTGTACTAGACTGATGGGGCTAATGATGTTTTTAATCAGAAATCTCTATTTCCGGGGGTGTATAACTTAACTGTAGGCATTCACTTAAAGCTGGATCTTGGCGACAGTGCCTTAATGTGGGAGCAAATGTTTTAAGGCAGCTAGAAAAAGATCTTTTGGCCATATTTCAGTAAGAATGGTCCAAAAACAACCCTTCCATTTATGGTTTCTCTGCTCACACTCTCTTGAGAGCACTACGGTTTATAGACCTAGTGTAGCTGCCAGCCTGAGGCCTGTAATGTGTGTTCCAGCCATTGCAATCTGAACAAAATCTACAAACCTTCCCATTGTTTCCTTTGGAAAAGCAGCAGCTCTCCCACCAATAAACAGTTTCAAAGCAAGTATTCCAAGGACTTTTAGTGTGGTGTCT encodes:
- the NGF gene encoding beta-nerve growth factor, with the protein product MSMLYYTLIIAFLLGIQAAPKSEDNAPWGFPAGPTLPNIHRTKANHVPKAAQHKANHHLAGKVDSREAGQAANITVDPKLFRKRRFRSPRVLFSTQPPPVLGDGQNVEYLGSADSLNRTIRTKRTAHPVLHRGEFSVCDSVSMWVGDKTTATDIKGKEVTVLGEVNINNNVFKQYFFETKCRDPKPVSSGCRGIDAKHWNSYCTTTHTFVKALTMEGKQAAWRFIRIDTACVCVLSRKTVRP